Proteins encoded within one genomic window of Chrysemys picta bellii isolate R12L10 chromosome 6, ASM1138683v2, whole genome shotgun sequence:
- the DCAF10 gene encoding DDB1- and CUL4-associated factor 10, whose translation MSSARGEAAGPSGPSPGMEPPSAKEPPGEPPPPASPQAPGAAAGGGLFGWLRGRCLGRGLYVDPARDNFRAMTGLYSSIQPADSVYLSTRTHGAVFNLEYSPDGSVLTVACEQTEVLLFDPISSKHIKTLSEAHEDCVNNIRFLDNRLFATCSDDTTIALWDLRKLNTKVCTLHGHTSWVKNIEYDTNTRLLVTSGFDGNVIIWDTNRCTEEGCPHKKFFHTRFLMRMRLTPDCSKMLISTSSGYLLILHDLDLTKSLEVGSYPILRARRTTSSSDTTATSSSGPRTVGSPCHQNDSGPLSEKHLSRPSQREGGSPRNSLEVLTPEVPGERDRGNCITSLQLHPKGWATLLRCSSNTDDQEWTCVYEFQEGAPVRPVSPRCSLRLTHCIEEANVGRGYIKELCFSPDGRMISSPHGYGIRLLGFDTQCSELVDCLPKEAGPLQEIRSLYSHNDVVLTTKFSPTHCQIASGCLSGRVSLYQPKF comes from the exons ATGAGctctgcgcgcggggaggcggcCGGCCCCTCGGGCCCGTCCCCCGGCATGGAGCCGCCCAGCGCCAAGGAGCCGCCGGGGGAGCCGCCGCCGCCCGCCTCCCCACAGGCCCCGGGGGCGGCGGCGGGCGGGGGCCTGTTCGGGTGGCTGCGGGGCCGCTGCCTGGGCCGGGGGCTCTACGTGGACCCGGCCCGCGACAATTTCCGCGCCATGACCGGGCTGTACAGCTCCATCCAGCCCGCCGACTCCGTGTACCTCAGCACCCGCACGCACGGCGCCGTCTTCAACCTGGAGTACTCGCCGGACGG GTCAGTGCTAACAGTTGCTTGTGAACAGACTGAGGTCCTGCTTTTTGACCCCATATCTTCAAAGCACATCAAAACTCTCTCTGAAGCTCATGAGGACTGTGTGAATAATATCAG GTTTCTGGATAATCGACTGTTTGCAACTTGCTCTGATGACACTACGATAGCACTTTGGGATCTGAGAAAGCTAAACACAAAAGTGTGCACTTTACATGGTCACACGAGCTGGGTGAAGAACATTGAATATGACACCAATACCAGACTACTAGTAACATCAGGGTTTGATGGCAATGTGATCATTTGGGACACCAACAG GTGCACCGAAGAAGGATGTCCTCACAAGAAGTTTTTTCACACCCGCTTTCTCATGCGGATGAGACTGACACCAGACTGTTCAAAAATGTTGATCTCCACTTCCTCTGGGTATCTTCTGATTTTGCACGACCTTGATTTAACCAAGTCCTTAGAGGTTGGCAGCTATCCAATATTAAGAGCCAGAAGAACTACATCAAGTTCAG ACACGACAGCTACCAGTTCATCTGGTCCTAGAACTGTGGGTTCACCATGTCACCAGAATGATTCCGGTCCATTGTCCGAGAAACACCTGTCCCGACCCTCCCAACGAGAAG GTGGATCTCCACGAAATAGTCTTGAGGTTTTAACACCAgaagttcctggagaaagggacCGTGGTAATTGCATTACATCGCTGCAGCTCCATCCCAAAGGATGGGCTACTCTTCTTCGGTGCTCAAGTAATACAGATGACCAGgag TGGACCTGTGTGTACGAATTCCAAGAAGGAGCCCCGGTGCGCCCTGTCTCACCTCGTTGTTCTCTCCGATTGACTCACTGCATTGAAGAAGCCAATGTAGGCCGGGGTTACATCAAAGAACTTTGTTTCAGCCCTGATGGTCGAATGATTTCCTCCCCACATGGCTACGGGATCCGCTTGTTGGGATTTGACACACAGTGCAGTGAACTTGTCGACTGTTTGCCCAAAGAAGCCGGTCCCTTGCAGGAAATCCGCTCTCTGTATTCACACAACGATGTGGTACTGACGACCAAGTTTTCTCCAACACACTGTCAGATTGCCTCAGGGTGCCTTAGTGGACGTGTTTCTTTATATCAGCCAAAGTTCTAG